A window from Mycolicibacterium tokaiense encodes these proteins:
- a CDS encoding HNH endonuclease signature motif containing protein encodes MDPTTARRQVVDALAAIDAAHTVLRSVSTDLVGNAFRIDIAESLETQSRTNLGLMYRIFGEIADPPDSPDDPGLPPDITVKDLLRRRLRITAGEVTRRMKLAARIRPRRSLTGPPRPPEFPEVAAAVDDGALSEAHLQEIRKALDALPNAVSPDDHARAERELVRHARTQDPAFVTEVGNTLADVYNPDGVFDDADRQARRGLTIHKQRPDGMSRVTGDLTPEARANLEAISAAVRPGHHLPDTDQTVVDAATDTRTAAQRRHDALNWGLRTALQSGNLGTHRGVPVTVIARTTVADLEQAARAAVDPTVPMPPPARTASGSRLPFRDLIRMAAAGALHYLAVFDNHSDRPLYLGRSRRTASLDQRIAAYARDGGCTFPTCTTPADRCELHHTPDWNRGGTTDIDALHLGCDPHHDGATRGRYITEVTDTGRLAWTDGSHPPEVNRFHHPDELLGDDGAGP; translated from the coding sequence ATGGATCCGACGACAGCACGCAGGCAGGTGGTCGACGCACTCGCCGCCATCGACGCCGCCCACACCGTGCTGCGATCGGTGTCCACCGACCTGGTGGGCAACGCCTTCCGCATCGACATCGCCGAAAGCCTGGAAACCCAATCCCGCACCAACCTCGGCCTGATGTACCGCATCTTCGGCGAGATCGCCGACCCTCCCGACAGCCCGGACGACCCCGGCCTACCGCCCGACATCACCGTCAAAGACCTCCTGCGCCGACGTCTGCGCATCACCGCCGGGGAGGTCACCCGCCGGATGAAACTGGCCGCCCGTATCAGGCCGCGGCGCTCCCTCACCGGACCGCCGCGCCCGCCCGAGTTCCCCGAGGTCGCCGCGGCCGTCGACGACGGCGCCCTCAGTGAGGCCCACCTCCAAGAGATCCGCAAGGCCCTCGATGCCCTACCCAATGCTGTTTCCCCCGACGATCACGCCCGAGCCGAACGCGAGCTGGTCCGCCATGCCCGCACGCAGGACCCGGCATTCGTCACCGAGGTCGGCAACACACTGGCCGACGTCTACAACCCCGACGGCGTCTTCGACGACGCCGACCGCCAGGCCCGCCGCGGTCTGACCATCCACAAGCAGCGGCCCGACGGCATGAGCCGCGTCACCGGCGACCTCACCCCCGAAGCCCGCGCCAACCTCGAAGCCATCTCCGCTGCGGTGCGTCCCGGCCACCACCTGCCTGACACTGACCAGACCGTTGTCGATGCCGCCACCGATACCCGCACCGCCGCCCAGCGCCGTCACGACGCTCTGAACTGGGGGCTGCGCACCGCCCTGCAGTCCGGCAACCTCGGCACTCATCGCGGCGTCCCGGTCACCGTCATCGCCCGCACCACCGTCGCCGATCTCGAGCAAGCCGCCCGCGCCGCTGTCGACCCCACCGTGCCGATGCCCCCACCGGCCCGCACCGCGAGCGGCAGCCGGCTACCGTTTCGCGACCTCATCCGGATGGCCGCGGCCGGCGCCCTGCATTACCTCGCCGTCTTCGACAACCACTCCGACCGCCCCTTGTATCTGGGCCGCTCCCGGCGCACTGCCAGCCTGGACCAACGCATTGCCGCCTATGCCCGCGACGGAGGGTGCACCTTCCCTACCTGCACCACCCCCGCCGACCGCTGCGAACTCCACCACACGCCCGACTGGAACCGCGGCGGCACCACCGACATCGATGCACTGCACCTGGGCTGCGACCCCCACCATGACGGCGCGACCCGCGGCCGCTACATTACCGAAGTCACCGACACCGGCCGCCTGGCCTGGACCGACGGCAGCCACCCACCCGAGGTCAACCGCTTCCACCACCCCGACGAACTCCTCGGCGATGACGGTGCGGGGCCCTGA
- a CDS encoding TetR/AcrR family transcriptional regulator produces MNTPPPEPAEPVDGRRARRARGRAAVVEATIDLVLEGFSPPTVEQVADRAGVSTASVFRYFDTLDELRDETTRRYFQRFAHLLEIPEIGQGTLDARITRFVDIRHELYVATAPMARMVRNRAPRVAALHDILHRHRAGMARDVRRHFATELDGLGAVTAGEMVGTIATLTSFEAWSELTEDHRRTPAQIRRGWARALSRVLTG; encoded by the coding sequence ATGAACACGCCACCGCCGGAGCCTGCCGAGCCGGTCGACGGCCGCCGCGCGCGGCGTGCACGGGGTCGGGCCGCTGTCGTGGAGGCAACAATCGATCTTGTGCTGGAGGGTTTCTCGCCGCCGACAGTGGAACAGGTCGCCGACCGGGCGGGCGTCTCCACCGCGTCGGTGTTCCGATACTTCGACACCCTCGACGAGTTGCGCGACGAGACCACCCGTCGCTATTTCCAGCGGTTCGCGCATCTGCTCGAGATTCCGGAGATCGGTCAGGGCACTTTGGACGCGCGGATCACCCGCTTCGTCGACATCCGTCACGAGCTGTACGTCGCGACTGCGCCGATGGCCCGAATGGTGCGCAACCGCGCCCCGAGGGTGGCCGCGCTGCACGACATCCTGCATCGGCACCGTGCGGGCATGGCCCGCGACGTCCGGCGTCACTTCGCCACCGAACTCGACGGGCTCGGCGCGGTGACGGCCGGCGAGATGGTGGGCACGATCGCCACTCTGACCTCGTTCGAGGCCTGGTCGGAGCTCACCGAAGATCACCGGCGCACCCCTGCTCAGATCCGGCGTGGGTGGGCCAGGGCGCTCTCCCGCGTCCTGACCGGCTGA
- a CDS encoding haloalkane dehalogenase encodes MDVVRTPDERFADLPGYDFAPHYADIPSGTGRTLRVHYLDEGPPDADPILLMHGEPSWSYLYRHMIGPLVAHGHRVVAPDLVGFGRSDKPTATSDYTYARHIGWMSSLLFDTLELRRITFFGQDWGGLIGLRLVTAHPERFDRVIVANTGLPTGEFPLGDAFAAWQKFSQEVPDLPVGTIVNGGCTTDLPADVIAAYDAPFPDDSFKAGARVFPTLVPTTTDDPESAANIAAWAVLATFEKPLLTCFSDQDPITRGGEQLFTTKVPGAQGQPHTTITGGGHFLQEDRGAELAEVIAEFIAATPVAGRAGR; translated from the coding sequence ATGGATGTCGTGCGTACCCCCGACGAGCGCTTCGCCGACTTGCCCGGCTACGACTTCGCCCCGCACTATGCCGACATCCCCAGCGGAACCGGTCGAACCCTGCGCGTGCACTACCTCGACGAAGGCCCGCCAGACGCCGACCCGATCCTGCTGATGCACGGTGAGCCGTCCTGGAGCTATCTCTACCGGCATATGATCGGCCCTCTGGTTGCCCACGGTCATCGTGTGGTGGCGCCGGACCTGGTGGGGTTCGGGCGCAGCGACAAGCCCACCGCGACAAGCGACTACACCTACGCGCGTCACATCGGCTGGATGTCCTCCCTGCTCTTCGACACGCTCGAACTGCGCCGCATCACTTTCTTCGGCCAGGACTGGGGTGGCCTGATCGGACTGCGCCTGGTGACCGCACACCCGGAGCGCTTCGACCGGGTGATCGTGGCGAACACCGGGCTGCCCACCGGCGAATTCCCGCTCGGTGACGCGTTCGCTGCCTGGCAGAAGTTCTCCCAGGAGGTCCCGGACCTGCCCGTCGGCACCATCGTCAACGGCGGCTGCACCACCGACCTGCCCGCCGACGTCATCGCAGCCTACGACGCGCCGTTCCCCGACGACTCGTTCAAAGCCGGCGCCCGCGTCTTCCCCACCCTGGTTCCGACCACCACCGACGATCCCGAGTCTGCCGCCAACATCGCCGCGTGGGCGGTGCTGGCCACCTTCGAGAAGCCACTGCTGACCTGCTTCAGTGATCAGGACCCCATCACCCGCGGTGGTGAGCAGCTGTTCACGACCAAGGTGCCCGGTGCGCAGGGGCAGCCGCATACCACCATCACCGGGGGCGGGCACTTCTTGCAGGAGGACCGAGGCGCCGAACTCGCCGAAGTGATCGCAGAGTTCATCGCAGCGACACCCGTCGCGGGGCGCGCCGGTCGCTGA